A stretch of the Lolium perenne isolate Kyuss_39 chromosome 3, Kyuss_2.0, whole genome shotgun sequence genome encodes the following:
- the LOC127321263 gene encoding uncharacterized protein, protein MSSQAIEKNREGAEVYHGAALCAEKAVELLAETNMPLGLLPLADIEEVGYNRATGFVWLRQKKALTHTFKQIGRQVSYATEVTAVVEDKKMKRMTGVKSKEMLIWVTLCDMFIDKDDPSKITFKTPTGLGRTFPVSAFGKDDDGKPKAPAAAAATADGEAAAAK, encoded by the coding sequence ATGAGTTCGCAGGCGATCGAGAAGAACAGGGAGGGCGCGGAGGTGTACCACGGCGCGGCGCTgtgcgcggagaaggcggtggagCTGCTGGCGGAGACCAACATGCCGCTGGGCCTGCTCCCGCTCGCCGACATCGAGGAGGTCGGCTACAACCGCGCCACCGGCTTCGTCTGGCTGCGCCAGAAGAAGGCGCTCACGCACACCTTCAAGCAGATCGGCCGCCAGGTCTCGTACGCCACCGAGGTCACCGCCGTCGTCGAGGACAAGAAGATGAAGCGCATGACCGGGGTCAAGAGCAAGGAGATGCTCATCTGGGTCACGCTCTGCGACATGTTCATCGACAAGGACGACCCCTCCAAGATCACCTTCAAGACCCCCACGGGACTCGGCAGGACCTTCCCCGTCTCCGCCTTCGGGAAGGACGACGACGGCAAGCCCAaggcgcccgccgccgccgcagcaacGGCTGACGGCGAGGCCGCTGCGGCCAAGTAA